In Peromyscus leucopus breed LL Stock chromosome 16_21, UCI_PerLeu_2.1, whole genome shotgun sequence, a single genomic region encodes these proteins:
- the Mitd1 gene encoding MIT domain-containing protein 1 isoform X1: protein MAKSSLGQDSDSTAAVAVLKRAVELDAESRYQQALVCYQEGIDMLLQVMKGTKDSSKKSVLRTRISNYMDRAENIKKYLDQEKEDGKYHKQIKIEENAIGFSYESLFKEYLHETVTEVWIEDPYIRQTHQLYNFLRFCEMLIKKPCKVRTIHLLTSMDGLGNVQQSSGLEEIKQSLGSHGVLLEVNYSSSIHDREIRFNNGWMFKIGRGLDYFKKPQGRFSLGYCDLDLRPCHETTVDIFHNKHTKKI, encoded by the exons ATGGCTAAGTCCAGCCTGGGGCAGGACTCGGACAGCACCGCTGCGGTGGCGGTGCTAAAGCGGGCAGTGGAGCTGGATGCGGAGTCCCGGTACCAGCAGGCTCTGGTGTGTTACCAGGAGGGGATTGACATGCTCCTGCAGGTTATGAAAG GCACCAAAGATTCCAGTAAGAAGAGTGTTCTCAGAACGAGAATCTCCAACTACATGGATAGagcagaaaacataaagaaatacttGGACCAAGAAAAAGAAG ATGGAAAATATCACAAGCAAATTAAAATAGAAGAGAATGCAATTGGTTTCAGTTACGAGTCGCTTTTTAAAGAATACCTTCATGAGACAGTTACGGAGGTCTGGATCGAAGACCCTTACATTAGACAAACTCATCAG CTGTATAACTTCCTTCGGTTTTGTGAGATGCTGATTAAGAAGCCATGTAAAGTAAGAACTATTCACCTTCTCACCTCTATGGAT GGGCTTGGGAACGTGCAGCAAAGTAGTGGCctggaagaaataaaacaatcccTCGGGAGTCATGGCGTGCTGTTGGAAGTAAACTATTCTTCATCTATACATGACCGAGAAATTAG GTTCAACAATGGATGGATGTTTAAAATTGGAAGAGGACTTGATTATTTTAAGAAACCACAG GGTCGTTTTTCCCTTGGATATTGTGATTTAGATCTGAGACCGTGTCATGAGACAACGGTGGACATTTTCCATAACaagcacacaaaaaaaatctga
- the Lipt1 gene encoding lipoyltransferase 1, mitochondrial, whose product MLIPFSMKNCFRFLCHHKVPTAGFRNPATHGLILQSISNDVYQNLAIEDWIHDHVHLEGKPVLFLWRNSPCVVIGRHQNPWQECNLHQMRREGVKLARRRSGGGTVYHDMGNINLTFFTTKTKYDRMENLKLIVRALNTVQPQLDVQPTKKLDLLLDGQFKISGTASKIGRIAAYHHCTLLCSTDRTALSSLLKSPYQGIKSNATPSIPSVVKNLLEKDPTLTCEVLMNAIAAEYAAHHQIDNHINLINPADETQFPGINSQVKELQNWEWIYGRTPKFSVNTTFHVPYEQAHLEIQVSIDVKNGRIETCDIKAPDHWLPLEIGNKLNSSFIGSKFCPIETTLLTNILLRTCPDDQHLHSKWNILCEKIRAIM is encoded by the coding sequence ATGCTAATCCCGTTTTCCATGAAGAACTGCTTCCGGTTTCTATGTCACCACAAGGTCCCAACAGCAGGCTTTAGAAACCCAGCCACACATGGGCTCATTTTACAGTCGATCTCCAATGACGTGTATCAAAACCTGGCTATAGAAGACTGGATCCATGACCACGTCCATCTAGAAGGCAAGCCAGTTCTCTTCCTTTGGAGGAATTCTCCCTGTGTTGTCATTGGGAGGCACCAGAACCCATGGCAGGAGTGCAATCTCCACCAGATGAGACGGGAAGGTGTAAAGCTGGCTCGGAGGAGGAGCGGAGGAGGAACAGTTTACCACGATATGGGGAACATCAACCTGACCTTCTTTACCACCAAGACCAAGTACGACAGAATGGAAAACTTGAAATTAATCGTGAGAGCTCTGAATACTGTCCAACCTCAGCTGGATGTGCAGCCTACCAAAAAGCTTGACCTGTTACTCGACGGGCAGTTTAAAATCTCAGGAACCGCATCGAAGATTGGCCGGATCGCCGCCTATCACCACTGCACCTTGTTATGCAGTACCGACAGGACAGCTTTATCCTCTCTGCTGAAGAGCCCATACCAAGGCATAAAGAGCAACGCCACTCCCAGCATCCCTTCCGTCGTCAAAAACCTTCTGGAAAAAGACCCCACGCTGACCTGTGAAGTTCTGATGAATGCTATTGCTGCAGAGTATGCTGCTCATCATCAAATTGATAATCACATTAACCTGATCAACCCAGCAGATGAGACACAGTTTCCTGGAATAAACAGCCAAGTCAAAGAACTGCAAAACTGGGAGTGGATATATGGCCGGACTCCTAAGTTTAGTGTGAACACCACATTTCATGTACCATATGAACAGGCACATTTGGAAATTCAAGTGTCCATCGATGTAAAGAATGGGCGAATCGAAACCTGTGATATAAAAGCACCTGATCATTGGTTGCCACTGGAAATAGGTAACAAATTAAACTCAAGTTTTATTGGCAGCAAATTCTGCCCCATTGAAACCACCCTGCTAACAAATATATTATTGAGAACATGTCCAGATGACCAGCACTTACACAGTAAATGGAATATTCTGTGTGAAAAAATCAGGGCAATAATGTGA
- the Mitd1 gene encoding MIT domain-containing protein 1 isoform X3, producing the protein MAKSSLGQDSDSTAAVAVLKRAVELDAESRYQQALVCYQEGIDMLLQVMKGTKDSSKKSVLRTRISNYMDRAENIKKYLDQEKEDGKYHKQIKIEENAIGFSYESLFKEYLHETVTEVWIEDPYIRQTHQGLGNVQQSSGLEEIKQSLGSHGVLLEVNYSSSIHDREIRFNNGWMFKIGRGLDYFKKPQGRFSLGYCDLDLRPCHETTVDIFHNKHTKKI; encoded by the exons ATGGCTAAGTCCAGCCTGGGGCAGGACTCGGACAGCACCGCTGCGGTGGCGGTGCTAAAGCGGGCAGTGGAGCTGGATGCGGAGTCCCGGTACCAGCAGGCTCTGGTGTGTTACCAGGAGGGGATTGACATGCTCCTGCAGGTTATGAAAG GCACCAAAGATTCCAGTAAGAAGAGTGTTCTCAGAACGAGAATCTCCAACTACATGGATAGagcagaaaacataaagaaatacttGGACCAAGAAAAAGAAG ATGGAAAATATCACAAGCAAATTAAAATAGAAGAGAATGCAATTGGTTTCAGTTACGAGTCGCTTTTTAAAGAATACCTTCATGAGACAGTTACGGAGGTCTGGATCGAAGACCCTTACATTAGACAAACTCATCAG GGGCTTGGGAACGTGCAGCAAAGTAGTGGCctggaagaaataaaacaatcccTCGGGAGTCATGGCGTGCTGTTGGAAGTAAACTATTCTTCATCTATACATGACCGAGAAATTAG GTTCAACAATGGATGGATGTTTAAAATTGGAAGAGGACTTGATTATTTTAAGAAACCACAG GGTCGTTTTTCCCTTGGATATTGTGATTTAGATCTGAGACCGTGTCATGAGACAACGGTGGACATTTTCCATAACaagcacacaaaaaaaatctga
- the Mitd1 gene encoding MIT domain-containing protein 1 isoform X2, which produces MAKSSLGQDSDSTAAVAVLKRAVELDAESRYQQALVCYQEGIDMLLQVMKGTKDSSKKSVLRTRISNYMDRAENIKKYLDQEKEDGKYHKQIKIEENAIGFSYESLFKEYLHETVTEVWIEDPYIRQTHQLYNFLRFCEMLIKKPCKGLGNVQQSSGLEEIKQSLGSHGVLLEVNYSSSIHDREIRFNNGWMFKIGRGLDYFKKPQGRFSLGYCDLDLRPCHETTVDIFHNKHTKKI; this is translated from the exons ATGGCTAAGTCCAGCCTGGGGCAGGACTCGGACAGCACCGCTGCGGTGGCGGTGCTAAAGCGGGCAGTGGAGCTGGATGCGGAGTCCCGGTACCAGCAGGCTCTGGTGTGTTACCAGGAGGGGATTGACATGCTCCTGCAGGTTATGAAAG GCACCAAAGATTCCAGTAAGAAGAGTGTTCTCAGAACGAGAATCTCCAACTACATGGATAGagcagaaaacataaagaaatacttGGACCAAGAAAAAGAAG ATGGAAAATATCACAAGCAAATTAAAATAGAAGAGAATGCAATTGGTTTCAGTTACGAGTCGCTTTTTAAAGAATACCTTCATGAGACAGTTACGGAGGTCTGGATCGAAGACCCTTACATTAGACAAACTCATCAG CTGTATAACTTCCTTCGGTTTTGTGAGATGCTGATTAAGAAGCCATGTAAA GGGCTTGGGAACGTGCAGCAAAGTAGTGGCctggaagaaataaaacaatcccTCGGGAGTCATGGCGTGCTGTTGGAAGTAAACTATTCTTCATCTATACATGACCGAGAAATTAG GTTCAACAATGGATGGATGTTTAAAATTGGAAGAGGACTTGATTATTTTAAGAAACCACAG GGTCGTTTTTCCCTTGGATATTGTGATTTAGATCTGAGACCGTGTCATGAGACAACGGTGGACATTTTCCATAACaagcacacaaaaaaaatctga
- the Mrpl30 gene encoding 39S ribosomal protein L30, mitochondrial, giving the protein MAGILRSVFQRPPGRLQTVKKDVESLIGTDWIRHKFTRSRIPDKVFQPKPEDHEKYGGDPQHPHKLHVVTRIKSTKRRPYWEKDTIKMLGLQKAHTPQIHKNIPSVNAKLKVVKHLIRIQPLKLPQGLPTEETMSSTCLKSTGELVVQWHLKPVEQEAKS; this is encoded by the exons ATGGCTGGCATTTTGCGCTCAGTATTTCAGAGGCctccaggcagactccag aCTGTGAAAAAAGATGTGGAATCTCTCATTGGTACAGATTGGATTCGTCACAAATTTACCAGATCAAGGATTCCAGATAAA GTGTTTCAGCCTAAACCTGAAGATCATGAAAAATACGGTGGGGACCCCCAGCACCCTCATAAACTGCACGTTGTTACAagaataaaaagtacaaaaaggCGTCCATACTGGGAAAAAGATACGATCAAGATGCTTGGACTTCAGAAG GCACATACCCCTCAAATTCACAAGAACATCCCCTCGGTGAATGCAAAGTTGAAAGTGGTTAAACACTTGATACGCATCCAGCCCCTGAAGCTGCCACAAGGACTTCCCACAGAAGAGACCATGTCTAGCACATGCCTCAAGAGCACTGGGGAGCTGGTGGTACAGTGGCATCTGAAGCCTGTGGAGCAGGAAGCAAAGTCCTGA